From the genome of Azospira restricta, one region includes:
- the ftsW gene encoding putative lipid II flippase FtsW → MLMQALDAPRRTPSEVDFTLLWSALLLLFFGMVMVYSASIAIAEAGRFTGNQPAYFLVRHAVFLCIGIVAAAVAFQVPLNAWQQLAPWLFVAGVALLVVVLIPGIGRDVNGARRWLPLGVANLQPSELMKLFAALYAADYTVRKMAVMHDLKKAFLPMAGAMVFVGILLLKEPDFGAFVVIISIAMGILFLGGMRARLFAILIVLLLAAFAVLIIVSPYRRDRIFGFMDPWADAFGRGYQLSHALIAFGRGEIFGVGLGASVEKLFYLPEAHTDFLLAVIAEELGLVGVVAVVALFALIVQRAFAIGRQAVALDRLYPALVAMGIGIWIGVQAFINMGVNMGLLPTKGLTLPLMSFGGSGILANCVALAILLRVDWENRQLMRGGQV, encoded by the coding sequence ATGCTGATGCAGGCCCTCGACGCGCCGCGCCGCACCCCGTCCGAAGTCGACTTCACGCTGCTGTGGAGCGCGCTGCTGCTGCTCTTCTTCGGCATGGTGATGGTCTATTCGGCGTCGATCGCGATCGCCGAGGCCGGTCGCTTCACCGGCAATCAACCGGCGTATTTCCTGGTGCGGCACGCGGTCTTCCTGTGCATCGGCATCGTCGCCGCCGCCGTCGCCTTCCAGGTGCCGCTGAACGCCTGGCAGCAGCTGGCGCCGTGGCTGTTCGTCGCCGGCGTCGCGTTGCTCGTCGTCGTGCTGATCCCCGGCATCGGCCGCGACGTGAACGGCGCCCGCCGCTGGCTGCCGCTGGGCGTCGCCAACCTGCAGCCGTCGGAGCTGATGAAGCTGTTCGCCGCGCTCTACGCCGCCGACTACACGGTGCGCAAGATGGCGGTGATGCACGACCTGAAGAAGGCCTTCCTGCCGATGGCCGGGGCGATGGTCTTCGTCGGCATCCTGCTCTTGAAGGAGCCGGACTTCGGCGCCTTCGTCGTCATCATCTCGATCGCGATGGGCATCCTCTTCCTCGGCGGCATGCGCGCGCGGCTGTTCGCGATCCTGATCGTGCTGCTGCTCGCCGCCTTCGCCGTGCTGATCATCGTCTCGCCCTACCGCCGCGACCGCATCTTCGGCTTCATGGACCCGTGGGCCGACGCTTTCGGCCGCGGCTACCAGCTGTCGCACGCGCTGATCGCCTTCGGCCGCGGCGAGATCTTCGGCGTCGGCCTCGGCGCCTCGGTCGAGAAGCTGTTCTACCTGCCCGAGGCGCATACCGACTTCCTGCTCGCGGTGATCGCCGAGGAGCTCGGCCTGGTCGGCGTCGTCGCCGTCGTCGCGCTGTTCGCGCTGATCGTCCAGCGCGCCTTCGCCATCGGCCGCCAGGCGGTCGCGCTCGACCGCCTCTACCCGGCGCTGGTGGCGATGGGCATCGGCATCTGGATCGGCGTCCAGGCCTTCATCAACATGGGCGTGAACATGGGCCTGTTGCCGACCAAGGGGCTGACGCTGCCGCTGATGAGCTTCGGCGGCTCGGGCATCCTCGCCAACTGCGTGGCGCTGGCGATCCTGTTGCGCGTCGATTGGGAGAATCGGCAGCTGATGCGCGGGGGGCAGGTATGA
- the lpxC gene encoding UDP-3-O-acyl-N-acetylglucosamine deacetylase, whose product MLKQRTLKTLIRATGVGLHSGERVNMVLRPAAPDTGIVFRRVDLDVPVDLPASAVAVGDTRMCSCLERDGVKVGTIEHLMSAFAGLGIDNAWVDLDAAEVPILDGSAAPFVFLIQSAGIEEQAAAKKFIRVIKPIEVRDGDKWARFTPYDGFRLTFSIVFNHPAIDRTGQEVTVDFAENSYVREVARARTFGFMQEVEWLRENGLAQGGGLDNAVVLDEYRVLNADGLRYADEFVKHKVLDAIGDLYLLGHPLLADFTAHKSGHALNNQLARALLDARDSWELVSFDEAAAAPAAVSRWLAASAAA is encoded by the coding sequence ATGCTCAAGCAACGAACGCTCAAGACCCTGATTCGCGCGACCGGCGTCGGCCTCCATTCCGGCGAGCGCGTGAACATGGTGCTGCGTCCTGCCGCGCCCGATACCGGGATCGTCTTCCGCCGCGTCGACCTCGACGTGCCGGTCGACCTGCCCGCGTCGGCGGTCGCCGTCGGCGACACGCGCATGTGCTCCTGCCTGGAACGCGACGGCGTCAAGGTGGGAACGATCGAACACCTGATGTCCGCCTTCGCCGGGCTGGGCATCGACAACGCCTGGGTCGACCTGGATGCGGCGGAAGTGCCGATCCTCGACGGCAGCGCCGCGCCCTTCGTCTTCCTGATCCAGTCCGCCGGCATCGAGGAACAGGCGGCGGCGAAGAAATTCATCCGCGTCATCAAGCCGATCGAGGTCAGGGACGGCGACAAGTGGGCGCGCTTCACCCCCTACGACGGCTTCCGCCTGACCTTCTCTATCGTCTTCAACCATCCGGCGATCGACCGCACCGGCCAGGAAGTGACCGTGGACTTCGCCGAGAATTCCTACGTCCGCGAAGTGGCGCGCGCGCGCACCTTCGGCTTCATGCAGGAGGTCGAGTGGCTGCGCGAGAACGGGCTGGCCCAGGGCGGCGGCCTCGACAACGCGGTGGTGCTCGACGAGTACCGCGTGCTCAACGCCGACGGGCTGCGCTACGCCGACGAGTTCGTCAAGCACAAGGTGCTCGACGCGATCGGCGACCTCTACCTGCTCGGCCATCCGCTGCTTGCCGACTTCACCGCGCACAAGTCGGGGCACGCGCTGAACAACCAGCTGGCCCGCGCGCTGCTCGACGCGCGCGATTCGTGGGAGCTGGTCAGCTTCGACGAGGCCGCCGCGGCGCCGGCCGCCGTCTCGCGCTGGCTGGCGGCGAGCGCCGCCGCCTGA
- the ftsZ gene encoding cell division protein FtsZ, giving the protein MFEIIDIEEVTNDSGTVIKVVGVGGAGGNAVDHMIREGVNGVDFIAANTDAQALKRSGASIKVQLGKSGLGAGAKPEAGRSAAVEERERIAEALKGAHMAFITAGMGGGTGTGAAPIVAEVARELGILTVAVVTKPFAFEGKRMKVAEAGLAELQKQVDSLIVILNDKLMEVLGDDVSMDDAFKAADNVLRNAVGGIAEIINFPGLVNVDFEDVRTVMGEMGMAMMGSASSAGVDRARIAAEQAVASPLLEGINLSGAKGVLVNITATRGLKMKEVNEVMNTVREFAADDAHIIFGAVYDENMGENIRVTVVATGLGQAQAKRQTFEVINTPVLQATGTHDASAMVSPAINYNDLDNVPAIVRKRGSTTVEALANSGVDRYDIPAFLRKQAD; this is encoded by the coding sequence ATGTTTGAAATCATCGACATCGAAGAAGTGACGAACGACAGTGGCACCGTGATCAAGGTCGTCGGCGTCGGCGGCGCCGGCGGCAACGCGGTTGACCACATGATCCGCGAGGGCGTGAATGGCGTCGATTTCATCGCCGCCAACACCGACGCGCAGGCCTTGAAGCGCAGCGGTGCCTCGATCAAGGTCCAACTCGGCAAGAGCGGCCTCGGCGCCGGCGCCAAGCCGGAAGCCGGCCGCAGCGCCGCGGTCGAGGAGCGCGAGCGCATCGCCGAGGCGCTGAAGGGGGCGCACATGGCCTTCATCACCGCCGGCATGGGCGGCGGCACCGGCACCGGCGCGGCGCCGATCGTCGCCGAAGTGGCGCGCGAACTGGGTATCCTGACAGTGGCCGTCGTGACCAAGCCGTTCGCCTTCGAAGGCAAGCGCATGAAGGTCGCCGAGGCCGGCCTGGCCGAACTGCAGAAGCAGGTCGATTCGCTGATCGTCATCCTCAACGACAAGCTGATGGAAGTGCTCGGCGACGACGTGTCGATGGACGATGCCTTCAAGGCCGCCGACAACGTGCTGCGCAACGCCGTCGGCGGCATCGCCGAGATCATCAACTTCCCCGGCTTGGTCAACGTCGACTTCGAGGACGTGCGCACGGTGATGGGCGAGATGGGCATGGCGATGATGGGCTCGGCCTCCTCCGCCGGCGTCGACCGCGCGCGCATCGCCGCCGAGCAGGCGGTCGCCTCGCCGCTGCTGGAGGGCATCAACCTGTCCGGCGCCAAGGGCGTGCTGGTCAACATCACCGCCACCCGCGGCCTGAAGATGAAGGAAGTGAACGAGGTGATGAACACCGTCCGTGAGTTCGCCGCCGACGACGCGCACATCATCTTCGGCGCGGTCTACGACGAGAACATGGGCGAGAACATCCGCGTCACCGTCGTCGCCACCGGCCTCGGCCAGGCACAGGCCAAGCGGCAGACCTTCGAGGTGATCAACACGCCGGTGCTGCAGGCGACCGGCACGCACGACGCGTCCGCCATGGTGTCGCCGGCGATCAACTACAACGACCTCGACAACGTGCCGGCGATCGTCAGGAAGCGCGGCAGCACGACGGTCGAGGCGCTCGCCAACAGCGGCGTCGATCGCTACGACATCCCCGCCTTCCTGCGCAAGCAGGCCGACTGA
- a CDS encoding D-alanine--D-alanine ligase, which produces MNAMNVKDFGKVAVLFGGTSAERAVSLNSGSRVLAALKRQGVDAHPFDPAERALDELRGFDRVFIALHGRHGEDGTIQGVLELMGIPYTGSGVMASALGMDKWRTKLLWKAAGLPVPDYALLNADSDFAEVEEELGLPLFVKPACEGSSIGITMVKRRGDLAAAYALAAKYDPLVIAERGILGGEYTVGILGDQVLPIIKIEPATEFYDYEAKYNRDDTQYRCPCGLPEAQELRIRGQALEAFRVLGGRGWGRVDFLMDEAGNPHFLEVNTSPGMTDHSLVPMAARVAGIDYDALVLRVLALATKG; this is translated from the coding sequence ATGAATGCCATGAACGTCAAGGATTTCGGAAAAGTCGCCGTGCTCTTCGGCGGTACCTCGGCCGAACGCGCGGTGTCGCTGAACAGCGGCAGTCGCGTGCTCGCCGCGCTGAAGCGGCAGGGCGTCGATGCGCATCCCTTCGATCCCGCCGAGCGCGCGCTCGATGAGCTGCGCGGCTTCGACCGCGTCTTCATCGCGCTGCACGGGCGGCACGGCGAGGACGGCACGATCCAGGGCGTGCTCGAGCTGATGGGCATCCCCTACACCGGCAGCGGCGTGATGGCCTCGGCGCTGGGCATGGACAAGTGGCGCACCAAGCTGTTGTGGAAGGCGGCCGGCCTGCCGGTGCCGGACTACGCGCTGCTCAACGCCGACAGCGATTTCGCCGAGGTCGAGGAGGAGCTGGGCCTGCCGCTGTTCGTCAAGCCGGCCTGCGAGGGCTCGTCGATCGGCATCACGATGGTCAAGCGCCGCGGCGACCTCGCCGCCGCCTACGCGCTGGCGGCGAAGTACGACCCGCTGGTGATCGCCGAGCGCGGCATCCTCGGCGGCGAATACACGGTCGGCATCCTCGGCGACCAGGTGCTGCCGATCATCAAGATCGAGCCGGCGACCGAGTTCTACGACTACGAGGCCAAGTACAACCGCGACGACACGCAGTACCGCTGCCCCTGCGGCCTGCCCGAGGCGCAGGAGCTGCGCATCCGCGGGCAGGCGCTGGAGGCCTTCCGCGTGCTCGGCGGACGCGGCTGGGGGCGCGTCGATTTCCTGATGGACGAGGCCGGCAACCCGCATTTCCTCGAGGTGAACACCTCGCCGGGGATGACCGACCACTCGCTGGTGCCGATGGCTGCGCGCGTCGCCGGCATCGACTACGACGCGCTGGTGCTGCGCGTGCTGGCGCTGGCGACGAAGGGCTGA
- a CDS encoding DciA family protein, which produces MAHAALLLKLARIYEHTAPGHLGQASRVANYKSGTVVIHADNGAVAVKLRQMAPTLAREFSNRGVECSGVQVKVQALEISDHSKAPVQRLLPARAGRELAELAHEMRPSPLREAIETLLARSAKAE; this is translated from the coding sequence ATGGCGCATGCCGCGCTGTTGCTGAAGCTGGCGCGCATCTATGAACACACGGCGCCGGGACATCTCGGTCAGGCCAGCAGGGTGGCCAATTACAAGTCGGGGACGGTCGTTATCCACGCCGACAACGGCGCGGTTGCGGTCAAGCTGCGGCAGATGGCGCCGACGCTTGCGCGCGAATTCTCGAATCGGGGAGTCGAGTGTAGCGGCGTCCAGGTAAAAGTGCAAGCCCTTGAAATATCAGACCATTCCAAGGCACCGGTGCAGCGCCTGCTGCCCGCGCGGGCCGGCCGCGAGCTCGCCGAGCTGGCCCACGAGATGCGCCCCTCGCCGCTGCGCGAGGCGATCGAGACGCTGCTCGCGCGCTCGGCTAAAGCGGAATGA
- the murG gene encoding undecaprenyldiphospho-muramoylpentapeptide beta-N-acetylglucosaminyltransferase, with product MSAAVNESRTLLVMAGGTGGHVFPGLAVADHLRADGWNVVWMGNPDGMEAKLVPARGYELAPVRFGALRGKGLLRKLLLPLALLSGFWQAARQIRRVQPDVVLGMGGYISFPGGMMAALLGRPLALHEQNSVAGLANRVLAKVADRILSGFPDVLGDGIWAGNPVRAEIAALPAPAARYATHDGPIRVLVLGGSLGAAALNEMVPKGLALIPAEERPTVVHQSGEKHLAALQANYAAAGVQAHCVAFIEDMAGAYEWADLVICRAGALTVAELAAAGVASILVPFPHAVDDHQTGNAKFLANAGGAILLPQSDLTPEKVALIRNYGREQLLQMAERARELAKPDATAIVAQACAELVK from the coding sequence ATGAGCGCCGCCGTGAACGAATCGCGCACGCTGCTGGTGATGGCCGGCGGCACCGGCGGCCACGTCTTCCCCGGGCTGGCGGTCGCCGACCACCTGCGCGCAGACGGCTGGAACGTCGTCTGGATGGGCAATCCGGACGGCATGGAGGCGAAGCTGGTGCCGGCGCGCGGCTACGAACTGGCGCCGGTGCGCTTTGGCGCGCTGCGCGGCAAGGGCCTGCTCAGGAAGCTGCTGCTGCCGCTGGCGCTGCTCTCCGGCTTCTGGCAGGCGGCGCGGCAGATCCGCCGCGTGCAGCCGGACGTGGTGCTCGGCATGGGCGGCTACATCAGCTTCCCCGGCGGCATGATGGCGGCGCTGCTCGGCCGGCCGCTGGCGTTGCACGAGCAGAACTCGGTGGCCGGGCTGGCCAACCGCGTGCTGGCGAAGGTCGCCGACCGCATCCTGTCCGGCTTCCCGGACGTGCTCGGGGACGGCATCTGGGCCGGCAACCCGGTGCGCGCCGAGATCGCCGCGCTGCCCGCGCCGGCCGCGCGCTACGCGACGCACGACGGCCCGATCCGCGTGCTGGTGCTGGGCGGCAGCCTCGGCGCCGCGGCGCTGAACGAGATGGTGCCGAAGGGGCTGGCGCTGATCCCCGCGGAGGAGCGGCCGACCGTCGTGCACCAGTCGGGCGAGAAGCACCTCGCCGCGCTGCAGGCGAACTACGCCGCCGCCGGCGTGCAGGCGCACTGCGTCGCCTTCATCGAGGACATGGCCGGCGCCTACGAATGGGCCGACCTGGTGATCTGCCGCGCCGGCGCGCTGACCGTCGCCGAACTCGCGGCGGCCGGCGTCGCCAGCATCCTGGTGCCGTTCCCGCACGCGGTCGATGACCACCAGACCGGCAACGCGAAGTTCCTCGCCAACGCCGGCGGCGCGATCCTGCTGCCGCAATCCGATCTGACGCCGGAGAAGGTCGCGCTGATCCGCAACTACGGCCGCGAGCAGCTGCTGCAGATGGCGGAGCGCGCGCGCGAGCTGGCCAAACCCGATGCCACGGCGATCGTGGCGCAAGCCTGCGCGGAGCTGGTGAAATGA
- the murC gene encoding UDP-N-acetylmuramate--L-alanine ligase, with protein MKHKVKHIHFVGVGGAGMSGIAEVLANLGFAVSGSDLAESATTRRLAAQGVAVKVGHAAGNIAGADAVVVSTAVKADNPEVVAARERKVPVVPRAQMLAELMRLKQGIAIAGTHGKTTTTSLVASILAEGGLDPTFVIGGRLNAAGANARLGSGDFLVAEADESDASFLFLNPVVSVVTNIDADHMETYGHDFEKLKGAFVDFLQRLPFYGVAVLCADDANVREILPRVAKQIVTYGLDPSANVRAENVVAADGRMQFDCVRVNGTTSRFPVTLNLPGLHNVLNALAAIAVATEVQVPDAAIRKALAEFKGVGRRFQRYGEVACPGGGSFTLVDDYGHHPAEMAATLAAARGAFPGRRLLLAFQPHRYTRTRDCFEDFVRVLNGVDALLLAEVYAAGEAPIVAADGRSLARAVRVAGKVEPVFVEDIAVMPQAILDVARDGDVVLTMGAGSIGGVPGKLTSH; from the coding sequence ATGAAACACAAGGTCAAGCACATCCACTTCGTCGGCGTCGGCGGCGCCGGCATGAGCGGCATCGCCGAAGTCCTCGCCAATCTCGGCTTCGCGGTCTCCGGCTCGGACCTCGCCGAGAGCGCGACGACGCGGCGGCTGGCCGCCCAGGGCGTGGCGGTGAAGGTCGGCCACGCCGCCGGCAACATCGCCGGTGCCGATGCGGTCGTCGTGTCGACGGCGGTCAAGGCCGACAACCCGGAAGTGGTCGCCGCGCGCGAGAGGAAGGTGCCGGTGGTGCCGCGCGCGCAGATGCTGGCCGAGCTGATGCGGCTGAAGCAGGGCATCGCCATCGCCGGCACGCACGGCAAGACGACGACCACCAGCCTGGTCGCGTCGATCCTCGCCGAGGGCGGACTCGATCCGACCTTCGTCATCGGCGGCCGGCTGAACGCCGCCGGCGCCAACGCGCGGCTGGGCAGCGGCGACTTCCTCGTCGCCGAGGCCGACGAGTCGGACGCCTCGTTCCTGTTCCTCAATCCGGTGGTGTCGGTGGTCACCAACATCGATGCCGACCACATGGAGACCTACGGCCACGACTTCGAGAAGCTGAAGGGCGCCTTCGTCGACTTCCTGCAGCGCCTGCCGTTCTACGGCGTCGCCGTGCTCTGCGCCGACGATGCGAACGTGCGCGAGATACTGCCCCGGGTCGCCAAGCAGATCGTCACCTACGGCCTCGATCCGTCGGCCAACGTGCGCGCCGAGAACGTCGTCGCCGCCGACGGCCGCATGCAGTTCGACTGCGTGCGGGTGAACGGCACGACCAGCCGCTTCCCGGTGACGCTGAACCTGCCCGGCCTGCACAACGTGTTGAACGCGCTGGCGGCGATCGCGGTGGCGACCGAGGTACAGGTGCCGGACGCGGCGATCAGGAAGGCGCTCGCCGAGTTCAAGGGCGTCGGCCGCCGCTTCCAGCGTTACGGCGAAGTCGCCTGCCCGGGCGGCGGCAGCTTCACGCTGGTCGACGATTACGGCCACCACCCGGCCGAGATGGCGGCGACGCTCGCCGCGGCGCGCGGCGCCTTCCCCGGCCGCCGGCTGCTGCTGGCCTTCCAGCCGCACCGCTACACGCGCACGCGCGACTGCTTCGAGGATTTCGTGAGGGTGCTGAACGGCGTCGATGCGCTGCTGCTGGCCGAGGTCTATGCCGCCGGCGAGGCGCCGATCGTCGCCGCCGACGGCCGCTCGCTGGCGCGCGCGGTGCGCGTCGCCGGCAAGGTCGAGCCGGTCTTCGTCGAGGACATCGCGGTGATGCCGCAAGCGATTCTGGATGTCGCCCGCGACGGCGACGTCGTTCTGACCATGGGCGCCGGCTCGATCGGCGGCGTCCCCGGCAAATTGACGAGCCACTGA
- a CDS encoding M23 family metallopeptidase, translated as MHIILVSNRLATAKTFVITPRFVLAAVTVFLAMMFATSALFSWLSVQFRLPFLEHMVLSVHKQEVERSDAYMRDNLNAMAARLGQMQAQLLRLDSLGERVSSLAGVKPEDKPIDFRGGQGGPLLLAQPQTPVEFGQALDRLSRHVEYRLDALSAMESQLLDEKVRRSLLPTITPIQGNYVGSGFGWRVDPIVGAGAMHEGIDFVADVGTPVIAAAGGVVVVAENHPQYGNLIEIDHGNDFSTRYAHLSKLVVKDGQFVKRGQHLGLSGNTGRSTGPHLHFEVRYKGVAQNPSRFLQQGGQLAQASRGRR; from the coding sequence GTGCATATTATTCTGGTCTCCAACCGCCTGGCAACCGCCAAGACCTTCGTCATCACGCCGCGCTTCGTGCTCGCCGCGGTGACCGTCTTCCTGGCGATGATGTTCGCCACCTCGGCGCTCTTTTCGTGGCTGTCGGTGCAGTTCCGGCTGCCTTTCCTCGAGCACATGGTGTTGTCGGTGCATAAGCAGGAGGTCGAGCGCAGCGACGCCTACATGCGCGACAACCTCAATGCGATGGCGGCGCGGCTCGGGCAGATGCAGGCCCAGCTGCTGCGCCTCGACTCGCTCGGCGAGCGGGTGTCGTCGCTGGCCGGCGTCAAGCCCGAGGATAAGCCGATCGACTTCCGCGGCGGCCAGGGCGGCCCGCTGTTGCTGGCGCAGCCACAGACGCCGGTCGAGTTCGGCCAGGCGCTCGACCGCCTGTCCCGCCATGTCGAGTACCGCCTCGACGCGCTGAGCGCGATGGAATCCCAGCTGCTCGACGAGAAGGTGCGCCGCTCGCTGCTGCCGACGATCACGCCGATCCAGGGCAACTACGTCGGCTCCGGCTTCGGCTGGCGCGTCGACCCGATCGTCGGCGCCGGCGCCATGCACGAAGGCATCGACTTCGTCGCCGACGTCGGCACGCCGGTGATCGCCGCGGCCGGCGGCGTCGTCGTCGTCGCCGAAAACCACCCGCAGTACGGCAACCTGATCGAGATCGACCACGGCAACGACTTCTCGACGCGCTACGCGCACCTGTCGAAGCTCGTGGTCAAGGACGGCCAGTTCGTCAAGCGCGGCCAGCACCTCGGCCTGTCCGGCAACACCGGCCGCTCGACCGGCCCGCACCTGCACTTCGAAGTCCGCTACAAGGGCGTCGCGCAGAATCCCTCGCGCTTCCTGCAGCAGGGTGGCCAGCTCGCGCAGGCGTCGCGCGGCCGCAGGTAA
- a CDS encoding cell division protein FtsQ/DivIB: MWNKPQLMTAVADLLFAAATAALLVAAAVWFTRLPHFRLSQVVVTHELSEVKRSDVERAMAGLLRGNFFSVNVEALRQSLEKLAWVRHAEVRRRWPSGLEVRIEEHRPVAFWGEGTGQLVNTHGEVFAAVMTAPQPLPVLHGPQAVAAELLAWYRESAELLQPLGRAPRMLTMSPRLALQLRLDDGMVVELGRQQAKVPLRARLQRFVDHYPSVLTVARARPSVVDMRYPNGFALRLAAAHATESKGKQ; the protein is encoded by the coding sequence ATGTGGAACAAGCCGCAGCTGATGACCGCCGTCGCCGACCTGCTCTTCGCAGCGGCGACGGCCGCGCTGCTGGTGGCGGCCGCCGTCTGGTTCACGCGCCTGCCGCACTTCCGGCTGTCGCAGGTAGTGGTCACGCACGAGCTTTCCGAGGTGAAGCGCAGCGACGTCGAGCGCGCGATGGCCGGGCTGCTGCGCGGCAACTTCTTCAGCGTCAACGTCGAGGCCTTGCGCCAGTCGCTGGAGAAGCTGGCCTGGGTGCGCCATGCCGAGGTGCGCCGGCGCTGGCCGTCGGGGCTCGAGGTGCGCATCGAGGAACACCGGCCGGTGGCATTCTGGGGCGAGGGCACCGGGCAGCTGGTGAACACGCATGGCGAAGTGTTCGCGGCGGTGATGACGGCGCCGCAGCCGCTGCCGGTGCTGCACGGACCGCAGGCGGTGGCGGCCGAACTGCTCGCCTGGTACCGCGAATCGGCCGAGCTGCTGCAGCCGCTCGGGCGCGCGCCGCGCATGCTGACGATGTCGCCGCGGCTGGCGCTGCAGCTGCGGCTGGACGACGGCATGGTCGTCGAACTGGGGCGGCAGCAGGCGAAGGTGCCGCTGCGCGCGCGCCTGCAGCGTTTCGTCGACCACTACCCGAGCGTGCTGACGGTGGCCAGGGCGCGGCCGAGCGTCGTGGACATGCGGTACCCCAACGGATTCGCGCTGCGGCTTGCGGCGGCGCACGCAACTGAGAGCAAAGGGAAGCAATGA
- the ftsA gene encoding cell division protein FtsA, whose protein sequence is MSRDSKDLIVGLDIGTSKIVALVAEVTPEGRLNVIGIGSQESKGLKKGVVVNIEETVGAISRVVQEVELMADCKVKDVYTGIAGSHIRSFNSNGMVAIKDKEVTPMDVDRVIETARAMPIPADQEILHILTQEFIIDDQDSIREPIGMSGFRLEVKVHIVTGAVSAAQNIVKCVRRCGIEVNDLVLQPLASSYAVLSEDEKDLGVCLVDIGGGTTDIAVWTQGAIRHTSVIPIAGDQITNDIAMALRTPTREAEDIKCRHGCALSQLADPEEVLDVAGVDDRPSRKLSRRALADVIQPRVEELFELIQAELRRAGFEEVLSSGIVLTGGTAVMPGMIELGEEIFHMPVRLGSPKYSGALADVVQSPRFATAYGLLLEAQTQHKRGQKVHETRNFKQVLGRMKSWFEKNF, encoded by the coding sequence ATGAGCAGAGACAGCAAGGATCTGATCGTCGGGCTGGACATCGGCACCTCGAAGATCGTCGCGCTGGTCGCCGAGGTGACGCCGGAGGGCCGGCTGAACGTGATCGGCATCGGGTCGCAGGAATCGAAGGGGCTGAAGAAGGGGGTCGTGGTCAACATCGAGGAGACCGTCGGCGCGATCTCGCGCGTCGTGCAGGAAGTCGAGCTGATGGCCGACTGCAAGGTCAAGGACGTCTATACCGGGATCGCCGGCAGCCACATCCGCAGCTTCAACTCGAACGGCATGGTGGCGATCAAGGACAAGGAAGTGACGCCGATGGACGTCGATCGCGTGATCGAGACCGCGCGCGCGATGCCGATCCCGGCCGACCAGGAGATTCTGCACATCCTGACGCAGGAATTCATCATCGACGACCAGGACAGCATCCGCGAGCCGATCGGGATGAGCGGCTTCCGCCTCGAAGTGAAGGTGCACATCGTCACCGGCGCCGTGTCGGCGGCGCAGAACATCGTCAAGTGCGTGCGTCGCTGCGGCATCGAGGTGAACGACCTGGTGCTGCAGCCGCTGGCCTCGTCCTACGCGGTGCTGTCCGAGGACGAGAAGGATCTCGGCGTCTGCCTGGTCGACATCGGCGGCGGCACCACCGACATCGCGGTGTGGACGCAGGGCGCGATCCGCCACACCTCGGTGATCCCGATCGCCGGCGACCAGATCACCAACGACATCGCGATGGCGCTCAGGACGCCGACGCGCGAGGCCGAGGACATCAAGTGCCGGCATGGCTGCGCGCTGTCGCAGCTGGCCGATCCCGAGGAAGTGCTCGATGTCGCCGGCGTCGACGACCGGCCGAGCCGGAAGCTGTCGCGGCGTGCGCTCGCCGACGTCATCCAGCCGCGCGTCGAGGAGCTGTTCGAACTGATCCAGGCCGAACTGCGCCGCGCCGGCTTCGAGGAGGTGCTGTCGTCGGGCATCGTGCTCACCGGCGGCACCGCGGTGATGCCCGGCATGATCGAGCTCGGCGAGGAGATCTTCCACATGCCGGTGCGGCTGGGCTCGCCGAAGTATTCGGGCGCGCTCGCCGACGTCGTGCAGAGCCCGCGCTTCGCCACCGCCTACGGCCTGCTGCTGGAAGCGCAGACGCAGCACAAGCGCGGCCAGAAGGTGCACGAGACGCGCAATTTCAAGCAAGTGCTGGGACGGATGAAGTCCTGGTTCGAGAAGAATTTCTGA